One Megalops cyprinoides isolate fMegCyp1 chromosome 4, fMegCyp1.pri, whole genome shotgun sequence genomic window carries:
- the bcl2l16 gene encoding BCL2 like 16, with translation MGRQEEVAGGATGLHSPDPLVREAFLMAYDYIDYVTAAAGSPVPPAPTPATAALRHAGDELLVKFPIFFRRWPRVFRDVTERSACPMLLAILDEHFGRAPGSRRRDLAWSAVLSVYVLAGQMALHCQEKGMLGALPQLKECVGEYVERVICPELRDKGGWSGFVTRFSKKQDLEQQVKKVCCWTLLVLAASIVSYFLWKRRAA, from the exons ATGGGCAGGCAGGAGGAAGTGGCGGGCGGGGCCACTGGCCTGCACAGCCCTGACCCGCTGGTGCGGGAGGCCTTCCTGATGGCGTACGACTACATCGACTATGTGACGGCGGCGGCGGGGTCGCCCGTGCCCCCCGCCCCAACGCCGGCCACCGCCGCCCTTCGCCACGCCGGAGACGAGCTCCTGGTCAAGTTCCCCATCTTCTTCCGCCGCTGGCCCCGCGTCTTCCGCGACGTGACCGAGCGATCCGCCTGCCCCATGCTGCTGGCCATCCTGGACGAGCACTTCGGCCGCGCCCCGGGGAGCCGGCGGCGGGACCTGGCCTGGAGCGCCGTGCTGTCCGTGTACGTGCTGGCGGGGCAGATGGCGCTGCACTGCCAGGAgaagggcatgctgggagcccTGCCGCAGCTGAAGGAGTGCGTCGGGGAGTACGTGGAGAGGGTGATCTGCCCGGAGCTCAGGGACAAGGGGGGATGG tctgGCTTTGTGACTCGCTTCAGCAAGAAGCAGGACCTGGAACAGCAGGTGAAGAAGGTGTGCTGCTGGACTCTGCTGGTCCTGGCCGCCAGCATCGTCTCCTACTTCCTGTGGAAACGCAGGGCTGCGTAG
- the tubb2b gene encoding tubulin beta-2b chain, translated as MREIVHLQAGQCGNQIGAKFWEVISDEHGIDPTGTYHGDSDLQLERINVYYNEASGGKYVPRAVLVDLEPGTMDSVRSGPFGQVFRPDNFVFGQSGAGNNWAKGHYTEGAELVDSVLDVVRKEAESCDCLQGFQLTHSLGGGTGSGMGTLLISKIREEYPDRIMNTFSVVPSPKVSDTVVEPYNATLSVHQLVENTDETYCIDNEALYDICFRTLKLTTPSYGDLNHLVSATMSGVTTCLRFPGQLNADLRKLAVNMVPFPRLHFFMPGFAPLTSRGSQQYRSLTVPELTQQMFDSKNMMAACDPRHGRYLTVAAIFRGRMSMKEVDEQMLNVQNKNSSYFVEWIPNNVKTAVCDIPPRGLKMAATFIGNSTAIQELFKRISEQFTAMFRRKAFLHWYTGEGMDEMEFTEAESNMNDLVSEYQQYQDATAEEEGEFEEEGEEEVA; from the exons atgagggAAATTGTACATCTCCAAGCCGGGCAATGCGGTAATCAGATTGGAGCAAAG ttttgggAGGTGATCAGTGACGAACACGGCATTGACCCCACTGGCACTTACCACGGTGACAGTGACCTCCAGCTGGAGAGAATCAACGTTTATTATAATGAAGCCTCTG GTGGCAAATACGTCCCCCGTGCTGTGCTGGTGGATCTGGAGCCTGGCACAATGGACTCCGTCAGATCTGGTCCCTTTGGGCAGGTCTTCAGACCAGACAACTTTGTCTTTG GTCAGAGCGGCGCCGGGAACAACTGGGCCAAGGGCCACTACACCGAGGGGGCTGAGCTGGTGGACTCGGTGCTGGATGTGGTGAGGAAGGAGGCTGAGAGCTGCGACTGCCTGCAGGGCTTCCAGCTCACCCACTCCCTGGGCGGGGGCACGGGGTCTGGCATGGGCACCCTGCTCATCAGCAAGATCCGGGAGGAGTACCCTGACCGCATCATGAACACCTTCAGCGTGGTGCCCTCGCCCAAAGTCTCAGACACTGTAGTGGAGCCCTACAACGCCACGCTGTCCGTACACCAGCTGGTGGAGAACACGGACGAGACCTACTGCATCGACAACGAGGCGCTCTACGACATCTGCTTCCGCACGCTCAAGCTCACCACACCGTCCTATGGCGACCTCAACCACCTGGTGTCCGCCACCATGAGCGGGGTGACCACCTGCCTGCGCTTCCCCGGCCAGCTCAACGCTGACCTGCGCAAACTGGCCGTGAACATGGTGCCCTTCCCCCGTCTGCACTTCTTCATGCCGGGCTTCGCCCCcctcaccagcagggggagccagcAGTACCGCTCCCTCACCGTGCCCGAGCTCACCCAGCAGATGTTCGACTCCAAGAACATGATGGCTGCCTGCGACCCCCGCCACGGCCGCTACCTGACGGTGGCCGCCATCTTCCGCGGGCGGATGTCGATGAAGGAGGTGGACGAGCAGATGCTGAACGTGCAGAACAAGAACAGCAGCTACTTTGTGGAGTGGATCCCCAACAACGTCAAGACCGCCGTCTGCGACATCCCGCCCCGCGGCCTCAAGATGGCTGCCACCTTCATCGGCAACAGCACTGCCATCCAGGAGCTGTTCAAGCGCATCTCCGAGCAGTTCACCGCCATGTTCCGCCGCAAGGCCTTCCTCCACTGGTACACCGGAGAGGGCATGGACGAGATGGAGTTCACCGAGGCCGAGAGCAACATGAACGACCTGGTGTCCGAGTACCAGCAGTACCAGGATGCCACTGCCGAGGAGGAGGGCGAGtttgaggaggagggagaagaggaggtgGCCTAA